In Roseofilum reptotaenium CS-1145, the genomic window GGCACTAGAATTGGGCATTCGTTATTTTGATACAGCCGCTAGTTATGGTCCTAGTGAAAATTATTTAGGAAAAGTTTTACCCTCCTATCGATCGCAAGTATTCTTAACCACGAAAACGGCTGCTCGCGATCGCGATGGTGCTTGGCGAGAGTTAGAACAGTCTTTGAAGCGTTTGCAAACCGACTATTTGGATGCTTGGCAATTTCACCATGTCTCTTTTGGGGAAGAATTGGATCGCATATTTGCCCAAGATGGGGCGATCGCTGCTTTAGAAGAAGCCAAAGCCCAAAAAATTGTTCGGTTTAGTGGCATTACCGGACACCATGAACCCGCTATTCTTGTAGAAGGATTAAACCGTTATCCCTTTGATACCACGCTGGTGTCGATCAACGCAGCCGATAAACATCATCCCCGTCCCTTTATCCCCACAGTTTTACCCGTTGCCCAACAAAAAAATCTTGGTGTTATAGCCATGAAAATCCCTGCCTATGGCAAACTTTTAGAACCCGGAAGATTAACCAGTATGGATCAAGCCCTAGGCTATGTTTTATCCCAACCTGAAATTCATTCCTGTATTGTTGCTGCTGAACATGTCACTCAACTGGAAGAAAATGTTAAGGTGGCCCAAGCCTTTCAATCCCTATCCTTAGACCAACTCGAAGCCATTGAAAAACTTACCGCCGAAACTTGGCAAGAAGCCACATTTTTCCGCCGTTGGACTTAATGAAGTTTAACGATAATTTTCTTGACTTGTATTGACTCTCGTGGTGTTAGACAGGGTATCCTCTTATGGTGAAGTCAAATAGGTTATGTTTGATCGAATTAAAAACCAAGCCCAAGAAAGAGCCGCCGAAGTTGCAGATGCAGCTCAAGAAAAAATTGAAGATGTTATTGATGAATTTAACAAATTTCTGCCCTTAGCAGAAGACCTAGGTTTAAGCCTAGATAGCTTTAATATTGAAGCTGGAATTTTACCGGAAATCAATGCGACTTTAATCGGTTCTGTTGATCAAATTGATAATGAAACCGTTGAGCGCATCATTGCCGAAAATGAGAATAACCAGCTCTTAGTCGCTGCCCTAAAAGCTGTCTTGATGGCCAAAGGCTTTCATGAAAAACTCGAGGGCGTGTATATTCAGATCCTACAAGATTTGGTCATTGATATTAAATTGGGTATTCCTCCCAGTATTTCTTGTAAATTCAAAAAATCGAATCACAACAACGACAAAAAAGAGAAGTAAAGTGCTTCGCGCTAGGCAATAGGCTTGCTTTGCAATAGCTTGTATAGCTTAGGTTCTAAGGCTTCAAGCTGTACCTCAGAGAAGAGAGAAACGCTATAATACCAGTAGGG contains:
- a CDS encoding aldo/keto reductase; translated protein: MKRRTFFLISSAIASLGATLSALSRSFSRSPVVLANSGTPLPERILGKTGESLPVFGLGGAGKTPLSWNGAESEAIAIIERALELGIRYFDTAASYGPSENYLGKVLPSYRSQVFLTTKTAARDRDGAWRELEQSLKRLQTDYLDAWQFHHVSFGEELDRIFAQDGAIAALEEAKAQKIVRFSGITGHHEPAILVEGLNRYPFDTTLVSINAADKHHPRPFIPTVLPVAQQKNLGVIAMKIPAYGKLLEPGRLTSMDQALGYVLSQPEIHSCIVAAEHVTQLEENVKVAQAFQSLSLDQLEAIEKLTAETWQEATFFRRWT